The following proteins come from a genomic window of Mammaliicoccus sp. Marseille-Q6498:
- a CDS encoding bifunctional UDP-sugar hydrolase/5'-nucleotidase, translating into MNTNEIVTIDLLATSDLHGQIGKSGISGNILKMATYVKHKRKANHHVLLLDNGGMLSGSMFAFYYAQIAPYKRNPMIKIMNEMQFDASGVSPDEFNFGLDFLNRSIALSRFPWLAANIEHSKTREPYFTTPYTIKYVDGIKIGIIGFTSSGLMENKNVELEDEVVISESMTTAKRWVRYLHEKESPDFLVMLYHGGLNTYTNKNNYRSYYSNNAENMIKSTEGVNVIITGHQEHVVDLKMAETQFIQPGKDATNIIDMSIQFRKRSNSVEIIDSKIKHVEISSYPEDRDLLELIHFDKKAVQHWSEQTVVDTPVVLDYKQLTDLFVQPHPFIECIQNSMSRAFEDADFICTHIGNPDGNGLRGELEVKDVYQSYIHTDKPIKIKLSGIEIKRILERTATALHKDKDTIKYNEDILEPALMTIWKGFKYTINLSHPVGQRVQMDDVDLNETYTVIMTDYLFRHVNNIISESSYEMSKSTVIELMIEELSETKGNIEIQHEFEVK; encoded by the coding sequence TTGAATACGAATGAAATCGTGACGATAGATTTATTAGCTACTTCCGATTTGCATGGACAAATTGGTAAAAGTGGGATTAGTGGTAATATATTAAAAATGGCTACTTATGTTAAACATAAACGAAAAGCGAATCATCATGTTCTCTTATTAGATAATGGAGGCATGTTATCAGGTTCAATGTTTGCATTTTATTATGCCCAAATTGCACCATATAAAAGAAACCCAATGATCAAAATAATGAATGAAATGCAGTTTGATGCGAGTGGAGTAAGTCCGGATGAATTTAATTTTGGGTTGGACTTCTTAAATAGATCCATTGCTTTAAGCAGGTTTCCTTGGCTTGCTGCAAATATCGAACATAGCAAGACGAGAGAACCATATTTTACAACACCATATACAATCAAATATGTCGATGGTATTAAAATCGGTATTATAGGCTTTACGTCAAGCGGCCTGATGGAAAACAAAAATGTTGAGCTAGAAGATGAAGTCGTTATTAGCGAATCGATGACTACTGCTAAACGTTGGGTGAGATATTTACATGAAAAAGAAAGTCCTGATTTTCTTGTAATGTTATATCATGGCGGTTTAAATACGTACACTAACAAAAATAATTATCGTTCTTATTATAGTAATAACGCTGAGAATATGATTAAAAGTACGGAAGGTGTCAATGTCATCATTACAGGTCACCAAGAGCATGTAGTCGATTTAAAAATGGCAGAAACGCAATTTATACAACCAGGTAAAGATGCAACTAATATTATAGACATGTCGATTCAGTTTAGAAAAAGGTCTAATTCTGTTGAAATAATAGATTCTAAGATTAAACATGTCGAAATCTCAAGTTATCCAGAAGATCGAGATTTACTTGAATTAATACATTTTGACAAAAAAGCAGTGCAGCACTGGTCTGAACAAACTGTTGTAGATACACCAGTTGTTTTAGATTATAAACAATTAACAGATTTATTTGTTCAACCTCATCCGTTTATTGAATGTATTCAAAATAGTATGAGTAGAGCTTTTGAAGATGCAGACTTTATTTGTACGCATATAGGTAACCCAGATGGAAATGGTTTGAGAGGGGAATTAGAAGTTAAGGATGTATATCAATCATACATTCATACTGATAAACCGATAAAAATCAAATTAAGTGGTATTGAAATTAAACGCATATTAGAAAGAACAGCAACAGCTTTGCATAAAGACAAAGATACAATAAAATACAATGAAGACATATTAGAGCCTGCATTAATGACAATTTGGAAAGGGTTTAAATATACGATTAATTTATCTCATCCTGTTGGTCAAAGAGTGCAAATGGACGATGTTGATTTAAATGAAACATATACGGTTATTATGACGGATTATTTATTTAGACATGTTAATAACATTATTTCAGAATCATCATATGAAATGTCTAAAAGTACCGTGATAGAGTTGATGATTGAAGAATTATCTGAAACAAAAGGTAACATAGAAATACAACATGAATTTGAAGTTAAATAA
- a CDS encoding trypsin-like peptidase domain-containing protein, which translates to MSRKKHVIPRNEYKRQRREFFHNKEREERIEKQRKENEIKRAHEQEQQMKNEQRVKENMQKARIEKLNKEEIKKQKEQSEALPTLDLDDDRLNSTHQNEDTQSNQTSESSVETEDLEQPEQHDDIRYKKVKQKDIEDKANSTYENEFEKNKQLGAMHDEKVEKKSQNSNGVFNVLLSKVEKHWPMIAIILAIILIFILVWSIFQNVNPPNESRKTIEEKQSQKGFQKPITNVMEAVEKSKKSVVGVSHEDSKLSSKKASSQKEKEENSGVGSGVVYKIENDKVYIVTNTHVVSTDKKPIITAENGKKYEGKVVGSDQWTDIAVVTVPKEKDANFKPIKFEDSNNLILGEPAIVIGSPLGAEFQNSISTGVVSGLDRRVPVDFNNDDEYDWEIKAIQTDAAVNPGNSGGPILDSQGDLIGIVSLKIDMPNVENMAFAIPSNEASDYIKKLEKDGEIKRPQLGIMAKSYSSLNSEEKAQITLPNDYKSGMVVSGVEDKGNASKAGIKFNDVIVAIEGKKIENNLEFRKTLYNNHKLGEKVELTIIRDGKEITKTLTLK; encoded by the coding sequence ATGTCACGTAAAAAACATGTCATTCCTAGAAATGAATATAAAAGACAAAGACGTGAATTCTTCCATAATAAAGAACGGGAAGAAAGAATAGAAAAACAGAGAAAAGAAAATGAAATTAAACGTGCTCACGAACAAGAACAACAAATGAAAAATGAACAGCGTGTTAAAGAAAACATGCAAAAGGCACGTATTGAAAAGTTGAATAAAGAAGAAATTAAAAAGCAAAAAGAACAGTCTGAAGCTCTTCCTACTCTAGATTTAGATGACGACAGATTAAATTCAACTCATCAAAATGAAGATACACAATCTAATCAAACATCTGAATCAAGTGTGGAAACTGAAGATTTAGAGCAACCAGAACAACATGATGATATTAGATATAAAAAGGTTAAACAAAAGGATATAGAAGATAAAGCGAATTCTACATATGAAAATGAATTTGAAAAAAATAAACAACTTGGTGCAATGCATGATGAGAAAGTAGAAAAGAAGTCCCAAAATAGTAATGGTGTCTTCAATGTACTGCTTTCTAAGGTTGAAAAGCATTGGCCAATGATAGCAATTATATTAGCGATTATACTTATTTTTATATTGGTTTGGAGTATATTCCAAAATGTTAATCCACCTAATGAGAGTCGTAAAACAATCGAAGAAAAACAATCTCAAAAAGGATTCCAAAAACCGATTACAAATGTAATGGAAGCTGTTGAAAAATCTAAAAAATCAGTAGTCGGTGTATCTCACGAAGACTCGAAGCTTTCTAGTAAGAAGGCTTCTTCACAGAAAGAAAAAGAAGAAAATAGTGGTGTAGGTTCAGGTGTTGTTTATAAAATTGAAAATGATAAAGTATACATAGTTACAAATACACACGTAGTATCTACTGATAAAAAACCTATAATAACTGCTGAAAATGGCAAAAAATATGAAGGTAAAGTTGTTGGTTCAGATCAATGGACTGATATTGCTGTTGTAACGGTTCCTAAAGAAAAAGATGCGAATTTTAAACCTATAAAATTTGAAGATTCTAATAATCTCATATTAGGGGAACCAGCTATCGTAATAGGTAGTCCACTAGGTGCAGAATTCCAAAATAGTATTTCTACAGGTGTTGTTTCAGGACTAGATAGACGCGTTCCAGTTGATTTTAATAACGATGACGAATATGATTGGGAAATTAAAGCAATTCAAACGGACGCTGCGGTGAATCCAGGTAACTCTGGTGGTCCTATTTTAGATTCTCAAGGTGATCTTATTGGTATCGTTTCATTGAAAATTGATATGCCTAACGTAGAAAATATGGCATTCGCTATACCATCAAATGAAGCGTCTGATTACATTAAGAAATTGGAAAAAGACGGTGAAATTAAAAGACCTCAACTAGGTATTATGGCTAAAAGTTATAGTTCTTTAAATTCTGAAGAAAAAGCACAAATTACATTACCTAATGATTATAAATCAGGAATGGTTGTATCAGGTGTTGAAGATAAAGGAAATGCAAGTAAGGCTGGCATTAAATTTAATGATGTTATTGTAGCTATTGAAGGTAAGAAAATAGAAAATAATCTTGAATTTAGAAAAACATTGTATAATAATCATAAACTAGGAGAGAAAGTTGAACTTACGATTATTAGAGACGGAAAAGAAATAACTAAAACATTAACATTGAAATAA
- a CDS encoding ATP-binding protein, which yields MKSFKKIIILNIVIALIVSLLLGILLNKTHTNKIDQRLDITKEIINLKIDSFISESNSLQESLTTILSNTHNEKFINKFLEDNHTRYKWIDHIYILDKNKNIVYDSLGKGHTNISDFNSYKYQFPFTLTASLSSKTKTLSQSKTMLLTNKIIVSDENYTAVIKINMEAFKNEIKLISNRYNIQVSGLDGTKIYQVGPEFKHSKSTRYQYRDLPISITISSQYDSLTRVIIPSIFNFLLVFSFLTIILLIYKSKSQRLEHEKLIEQANSEKLRLIGTLAANTAHEIKNPLTSINGFIELTRRKYDKDKVDTHFNIITEELDRINNIVTQFLYLGKPTNLEYTNVNISQTIKDIIQFSEYELEQNNIKISVILPNEPVFAYLSEDQLKQILINLLQNAKDALTETKNAHITIQLQKSNSKYATLEFKDNGVGMSKETQDKIFDPFFTTKESGSGLGLYLSKKLIEDWNGQITVFTNLEKGTTFLITLPIAKQKKGSETEI from the coding sequence ATGAAATCTTTTAAAAAAATCATTATTTTAAATATTGTCATTGCTCTAATTGTCTCACTTTTACTTGGTATACTCTTAAATAAAACACATACTAATAAAATAGATCAAAGATTAGACATCACAAAAGAAATCATCAATTTAAAAATTGATTCTTTTATAAGTGAATCGAATAGTTTACAAGAATCATTAACAACGATACTTTCAAATACTCATAATGAAAAGTTTATTAATAAATTTTTAGAAGACAATCATACAAGATACAAATGGATAGACCATATTTATATTTTAGATAAAAATAAAAACATAGTATACGACTCTTTAGGTAAAGGTCATACTAATATTAGTGACTTTAATTCATACAAATACCAATTCCCATTCACGTTAACAGCAAGTTTAAGCAGTAAAACTAAAACTTTATCACAGTCTAAAACAATGTTACTTACAAATAAAATAATTGTCTCTGATGAAAATTATACTGCAGTAATTAAAATCAATATGGAAGCCTTTAAAAACGAAATAAAATTAATTTCAAATCGTTATAATATTCAAGTAAGTGGATTGGATGGTACAAAAATTTATCAAGTTGGTCCAGAATTTAAACATTCAAAATCAACGCGTTATCAATATCGTGATTTACCTATCTCTATAACGATTTCAAGTCAATATGATTCACTTACGCGCGTAATCATACCGAGTATATTCAATTTCTTGCTCGTCTTTTCATTTTTGACAATCATATTATTGATTTATAAAAGTAAATCACAACGTCTAGAACACGAAAAATTAATCGAACAAGCTAATAGTGAAAAATTAAGGTTAATCGGTACTTTAGCAGCCAATACAGCACATGAAATTAAAAACCCATTAACAAGCATTAACGGGTTTATAGAGCTTACAAGAAGGAAGTACGACAAGGATAAAGTAGATACACACTTTAATATCATTACGGAAGAATTAGATAGAATAAATAACATCGTAACCCAATTCTTATACCTTGGAAAACCAACCAACTTAGAATATACGAATGTTAATATTTCTCAAACAATCAAAGACATTATACAATTTTCCGAATACGAATTAGAACAAAACAACATAAAAATTTCTGTTATTTTGCCAAACGAACCAGTATTTGCATATTTATCAGAAGACCAATTGAAACAAATTCTGATTAACCTACTACAAAATGCAAAAGACGCACTAACTGAAACAAAAAATGCACATATAACCATACAATTACAAAAATCCAATTCCAAATACGCAACTTTAGAATTCAAAGATAACGGTGTTGGCATGTCAAAAGAAACACAAGACAAAATATTCGACCCATTCTTCACTACTAAAGAATCCGGAAGTGGACTTGGACTTTACTTAAGTAAAAAATTAATAGAAGACTGGAACGGACAAATCACCGTATTTACTAATTTAGAAAAAGGTACAACATTTTTAATTACATTACCAATTGCTAAACAAAAAAAAGGGAGTGAGACAGAAATCTAA
- a CDS encoding TrkH family potassium uptake protein — MSIVKYFFQKMTPQQGIVLYYLAAIIVAFLLLNLPYVVKSGVNIAPIDTLFVAVSGVSVTGLTPVVIGDTFTTFGQAIILIILNIGGIGVMAIGTLLWVILGKHIGIRERQLIMLDSNSNAMNGVVKLILDIVRTILMIELIGATLLSFYFYKDLGSVKEAIHNGIFASVSATTNGGLDITGESLAPYANDYFVQTIIMLLIMLGAIGFPVLIEVKTYMRNTIPNFRFSLFTKIASATYLFLFLLGTIVIYLFEFSNAFKNVTWHKAIFYAMFQSSSTRSAGLSTIDLTHFSEATNFFIGGLMFIGSSPSSVGGGIRTTTFTILILYLINFSNGRTTIKAFNREIHPIDIQRSFAVISLALAITFVGVLAVVRFEDGKHDLLSIFFETMSAFGTCGLSMGITDNLQLGSKIIIMILMFIGRVGLLCFVVMLGGKSTPDKYHYPKERIQIG, encoded by the coding sequence GTGTCCATAGTTAAATACTTTTTTCAAAAAATGACCCCTCAACAAGGTATTGTATTGTATTATTTGGCCGCAATTATTGTCGCCTTTTTACTATTGAATTTACCTTATGTCGTTAAATCAGGTGTGAATATAGCACCGATTGATACATTATTTGTAGCAGTATCAGGTGTTAGTGTAACAGGGCTAACACCTGTTGTAATTGGAGATACTTTTACAACATTTGGACAAGCCATCATATTGATCATATTAAATATTGGTGGTATTGGTGTCATGGCCATTGGTACATTGTTGTGGGTAATATTAGGTAAACATATAGGTATTAGAGAAAGACAATTAATTATGCTTGATAGCAATTCTAATGCGATGAACGGCGTCGTGAAATTAATATTAGATATTGTAAGAACAATACTGATGATTGAATTAATTGGTGCAACACTATTATCTTTTTACTTTTATAAAGATTTAGGTTCAGTAAAAGAAGCCATACATAATGGTATTTTTGCTTCAGTATCTGCCACGACAAACGGTGGGTTAGATATTACAGGAGAATCGTTAGCGCCATATGCGAATGATTATTTTGTACAAACGATTATTATGTTGCTTATTATGTTAGGTGCGATAGGCTTCCCAGTATTAATTGAAGTTAAAACATATATGCGAAACACGATACCTAATTTTAGATTTTCATTATTTACTAAAATAGCGAGTGCGACTTATTTATTTTTATTTTTACTCGGAACAATAGTGATATATTTATTTGAGTTTTCAAATGCATTTAAAAATGTAACTTGGCATAAAGCAATATTTTATGCTATGTTTCAGTCATCATCAACACGGAGTGCGGGACTATCAACAATTGATTTGACGCATTTCAGTGAAGCGACGAACTTCTTTATAGGTGGACTCATGTTTATAGGGTCATCTCCAAGTTCTGTCGGTGGTGGTATAAGAACGACCACATTTACAATTTTAATTTTATATTTAATTAATTTTAGTAATGGTCGAACAACGATTAAGGCATTTAATCGAGAAATACATCCTATTGATATTCAAAGGTCATTCGCTGTTATTTCATTAGCATTAGCGATCACTTTTGTTGGTGTATTAGCAGTCGTAAGGTTTGAAGATGGGAAACATGATTTACTATCTATATTCTTTGAAACGATGTCGGCATTTGGTACATGTGGACTCTCAATGGGCATTACAGACAATCTACAACTAGGATCCAAAATTATCATTATGATATTAATGTTTATTGGACGTGTAGGGTTGCTATGCTTCGTAGTTATGTTAGGTGGTAAGTCCACACCAGATAAATACCATTACCCTAAAGAACGTATACAAATAGGCTAA